A stretch of the Erpetoichthys calabaricus chromosome 3, fErpCal1.3, whole genome shotgun sequence genome encodes the following:
- the LOC127527121 gene encoding LOW QUALITY PROTEIN: uncharacterized protein LOC127527121 (The sequence of the model RefSeq protein was modified relative to this genomic sequence to represent the inferred CDS: substituted 1 base at 1 genomic stop codon): MTENSTKHITIQLGESVPLLTQCNRCCTLFHCPFCSGNVFKPSKLEKLKKQLKSHFKKAVLHEGFAIHRCGLDCRPSQHYHCPYCQTTIFRRSDFENHLLVCKCKQNAFSTTKAPSSTLETRPITNVTMTVPPTLKTPPSASGTMTALPTLETPPSAIGTMTVPPALETPSIATASVTVPPALETPPTACATMAVPPITIVYTGKVRLRAVVRMRCPICNVQINKWNLKKHIDRKHTEQKTLDINARCHLTSQCIDGKNGIFAVMKTFKGHSIPLHVQCKTWGEIHTVLCESNECQINMEVAQRSGLVSYHCKHIRSVSYCTSLAKTILLSEKVLSEMVSAKWFSEEKKKTCLARQQLANTNRVPLSVITTIGIPQTKKCISVYEPSMSYYSRLGRVIVVYDAKLNTWHCPCTRLRRSCIHKYIAKWHLFETHHELFRTVISTEEALQANEQLCSFEERNVRDDHSVYPPKGVGLESIVTYILWNKKIPAALPKNLHVPTAYMHYPKNLFPEETMCQRCPSIVPLSDPMLITRKAKILTNWCIIEVISTYCKQCPQCGMFYRYQKWKDHLHNFNDYIILDLALCLTLKNLLQVHTAVSRAVEYLQLTAGVQFPPSDTVLHAYLHFEALMDHEYKYSCVTCGDHPPVVVMDLHKKGVFKISVNDIKKPPENFRGXVDLETFWEALSKEMICRGFVFSGRCNPFAVPPSFHFWAPWIGRRTRCSNVVVNTEFEKIHSPKSLSEAAEILVSEDRLIDELFKQKVEVIRKLCKECGLDSSGSRSDLLLRLSNEMKSRQMYDKIFQKIWAVSGGWAVIMYPCGIVYSLKCNLRAESPHDFADLLLSWKHMPNVVIYDFARGLATHTNLRVPEKLPFSPFEGRLAEPTESSLALATCGKLKVSLPWLNTKKVMADPDGHPTTGSSDHYALYDRFHESNTKDRRDILRKLTLVPQLAGRVNSQVAEQLFAKMRKNNYFLNMTMPSTHLFQMRNIIHHYNQNRNNNILNRLKKTFGSEMVMNVHGLAMFGNPDVHPEETNPDMDRTSSLANIATVARGVFLLLIARCKFMSSDSHSNIFFLFVCFLIIETKSEENPALINVKTASTKEYPIMYQIQDLSASRTCWDCQPSNEQIKMLDWILGKNDPEEKVAEVGNITLQRKDFWTLGHNEELEATIANSCLQAITLVADVQGKNVLAVDAYVVVTWLPPLNQDPFLSFPNNIALKDYLLFPAWKPGHWMLCVMKPKDRQMFFLDSAIPYGLGDGRYLTLFRLLKFNGLEPVQGSLFKVRCSSPYFIGLSLDHPEPFSG; the protein is encoded by the exons CAGCATTATCACTGCCCCTACTGCCAGACTACAATATTTAGGAGAAGTGACTTTGAAAATCACTTGCTTGTTTGTAAATGCAAACAGAATGCGTTTTCAACTACCAAAGCACCATCTTCAACCCTGGAAACCAGACCaattaccaatgtaacaatgacTGTTCCACCAACCCTGAAAACTCCACCAAGTGCCAGTGGCACAATGACTGCTCTCCCAACCCTGGAAACTCCACCAAGTGCCATTGGCACAATGACTGTTCCCCCAGCCCTGGAAACTCCATCAATTGCCACTGCCTCAGTTACTGTTCCACCAGCCTTGGAGACTCCACCAACTGCCTGTGCCACAATGGCCGTTCCACCCATAACCATAGTTTACACAGGAAAGGTTCGTTTGCGTGCAGTGGTCAGAATGAGGTGCCCAATTTGCAATGTTCAAATTAATAAGTGGAACTTGAAAAAACATATTGACCGCAAACACACAGAGCAAAAAACACTAGACATCAATGCTAGATGCCATCTTACCAGTCAATGCATTGATgggaaaaatggcatttttgctGTTATGAAGACATTTAAAGGGCATAGCATACCACTTCATGTACAGTGTAAAACATGGGGGGAAATTCACACTGTGCTATGTGAATCCAATGAATGCCAGATCAATATGGAAGTAGCACAAAGGAGTGGTCTTGTATCTTATCACTGCAAACACATCAGGTCAGTTAGCTACTGTACTTCCTTGGCCAAGACCATTTTGCTGTCTGAGAAAGTATTGTCGGAGATGGTGAGCGCAAAGTGGtttagtgaagaaaagaagaagacctGCCTTGCTCGACAGCAGCTTGCGAACACCAACAGGGTTCCACTGTCAGTTATCACGACAATtggaataccacaaacaaaaaaatgcatttctgtcTATGAACCATCTATGTCCTATTACAGCCGCTTGGGACGTGTCATTGTTGTTTATGATGCAAAGTTAAACACCTGGCACTGTCCATGCACCAGATTAAGGCGATCTTGCATTCACAAATATATTGCCAAATGGCACTTGTTTGAGACCCACCATGAACTTTTCAGGACCGTCATTAGTACAGAGGAAGCACTGCAAGCAAATGAGCAACTCTGTTCTTTTGAAGAAAGGAATGTGAGAGATGATCATTCTGTTTATCCTCCAAAAGGTGTGGGACTAGAGAGTATAGTGACTTATATTTTGTGGAACAAGAAGATACCTGCTGCCCTGCCAAAGAATTTGCATGTACCAACAGCTTACATGCACTATCCAAAGAACCTTTTTCCGGAAGAAACAATGTGCCAGAGATGCCCCAGCATTGTCCCACTTAGTGACCCTATGCTGATTACACGAAAGGCAAAAATACTGACCAACTGGTGCATTATTGAAG ttATTTCCACTTACTGCAAGCAGTGCCCACAGTGTGGAATGTTCTATCGCTACCAAAAGTGGAAAGACCACCTCCACAATTTTAACGATTACATTATTCTTGACTTGGCATTATGCCTGACCTTGAAAAACCTTCTCCAG GTCCATACTGCAGTGAGCAGAGCTGTTGAATATTTACAGCTCACAGCAGGTGTGCAGTTTCCACCATCGGACACAGTGCTGCATGCCTATTTACATTTTGAGGCCCTGATGGATCATGAGTATAAGTACTCGTGTGTCACTTGTGGTGATCATCCCCCAGTGGTGGTAATGGATTTGCACAAAAAAGGTGTTTTCAAGATATCAG taaatgatataaaaaaaccACCAGAGAATTTCAGAGGATAGGTTGATTTGGAAACTTTTTGGGAGGCATTGTCCAAGGAGATGATTTGTCGTGGATTTGTTTTCA GTGGAAGATGTAATCCTTTTGCAGTACCACCAAGTTTTCACTTTTGGGCTCCTTGGATAGGCAGGAGGACTCGGTGCTCAAATGTTGTGGTGAACACTGAATTTGAAAAGATTCATTCTCCAAAGTCTTTGTCTGAGGCTGCTGAAATTTTGGTTTCAGAAGACAGGCTTATAGATGAACTTTTCAagcagaag GTTGAAGTGATAAGAAAATTGTGTAAAGAGTGTGGACTGGATTCCAGTGGATCACGTAGTGACCTGCTACTTAGACTATCAAATGAAATGAAGTCTAGGCAAATGtatgacaaaatatttcaaaaaatttgGGCAGTCTCTG GTGGATGGGCAGTAATCATGTATCCATGTGGGATtgtttacagccttaaatgtaatCTGCGAGCTGAAAGCCCTCATGACTTTGCTGATTTGCTGCTGTCATGGAAACACATGCCGAATGTGGTAATTTATGACTTTGCCAGGGGTCTTGCCACACATACTAATCTCAGGGTACCAGAAAAGCTGCCCTTCTCTCCATTTGAAGGACGTTTAGCTGAACCTACTGAAAGCAGCCTAGCACTGGCCACATGCGGAAAGCTGAAAGTGTCCCTACCTTGGCTGAACACTAAAAAGGTAATGGCAGATCCAGATGGTCATCCCACAACGGGTTCTTCTGATCATtatgcactgtatgatagatttCATGAGAGCAATACCAAAGACCGTAGGGATATCCTGAGGAAACTCACCTTGGTACCACAGCTGGCTGGGAGGGTGAATAGTCAGGTTGCTGAACAACTGTTTGCTAAGATGAGGAAAAACAACTACTTCTTGAATATGACAATGCCATCAACCCATCTCTTTCAAATGAGGAACATAATTCATCACTAcaatcaaaacaggaacaacAACATTTTAAACAGGCTAAAGAAGACTTTTGGGTCTGAAATGGTGATGAATGTTCATGGACTGGCCATGTTcg GAAATCCAGATGTGCATCCAGAGGAAACAAATCCTGATATGGACAGGACCTCTTCCCTTGCTAACATTGCAACAGTTGCAAGAGGTGTGTTTTTGCTACTTATTGCAAGATGTAAGTTTATGTCTTCTGATTCACACTctaatatcttttttttgtttgtttgctttttgattattgaaaccAAATCAGAGGAGAACCCTGCTCTGATAAATGTTAAGACTGCCTCAACTAAAG AATACCCAATTATGTATCAGATTCAAGACCTGTCTGCCAGTAGAACTTGCTGGGATTGTCAGCCAagcaatgaacaaataaaaatg CTTGATTGGATTTTGGGCAAGAATGACCCAGAAGAGAAAGTGGCTGAAGTTGGGAACATTACTCTCCAGAGAAAGGACTTCTGGACTTTGGGTCACAATGAAGAGCTAGAGGCAACA ATTGCAAATAGCTGCCTGCAAGCAATCACATTGGTGGCTGATGTACAG GGGAAGAATGTACTGGCAGTTGATGCATATGTTGTGGTTACGTGGCTACCACCACTTAATCAAGATCCTTTTTTATCATTTCCA AATAATATTGCGCTCAAGGATTATCTGCTTTTTCCTGCTTGGAAGCCTGGTCATTGGATGCTATGT GTCATGAAGCCTAAAGACAGGCAGATGTTCTTTCTTGATTCAGCCATTCCTTATGGATTGGGAGATGGTCGATACTTGACGCTTTTCAGGTTGCTTAAGTTTAATGGTTTGGAACCTGTTCAAGGTTCGCTGTTCAAGGTTCGCTGTTCAAG cCCATACTTTATAGGATTGTCTCTAGATCACCCAGAACCCTTTtctggataa